From a region of the Pecten maximus chromosome 18, xPecMax1.1, whole genome shotgun sequence genome:
- the LOC117316179 gene encoding clathrin light chain A-like isoform X6, which yields MADADFMNPEQTEEDPAAAFLAREQTELAGLEDDNFGVDSSEPVQQSDNFDPFTGGAPEDQGLMGNQEFETTNQQQESEENLTNGPSDMYSIIAQQDHERSEPEKIRIWREEQVLKLEAKDKEEEKKQEEMRDGAKKELDDWYKHNQEQLEKTKENNRAAEEAFVKDRDETQPGGEWEKICRLCEFNPKNSKNTKDVSRLRGILLQLKQTPLVR from the exons ATGGCTGACGCAGACTTCATGAACCCTGAACAAACCGAAGAAGACCCCGCCGCCGCTTTTCTGGCTAGGGAACAGACCGAATTGGCGGGCCTTGAAGATGATAACTTCGGTGTCGATTCATCAGAGCCAGTGCAACAAA gtGATAATTTTGACCCATTCACTGGTGGAGCTCCAGAAGACCAAGGTTTAATGGGAAATCAG GAATTTGAAACTACTAATCAACAACAGGAATCTGAGGAAAATCTG ACTAATGGGCCGtctgatatgtacagtataatcgCTCAACAGGATCACGAGAGGTCAGAACCTGAAAAGATCCGAATCTGGCGAGAGGAACAAGTTTTAAAATTAGAGGCAAAAG ACAAAGAAGAGGAGAAAAAACAGGAAGAAATGAGGGATGGAGCGAAGAAGGAGCTTGACGACTGGTATAAACACAACCAAGAGCAGTTAGAGAAAACTAAGGAAAACAACCG GGCGGCTGAGGAAGCCTTCGTGAAGGATCGAGACGAGACACAGCCAGGAGGGGAGTGGGAAAAAATCTGCAGACTCTGCGAATTCAACCCCAAAAATTCGAAAAATACAAAAGATGTGTCTAGATTGAGAGGAATTTTGCTTCAGCTTAAACAAACACCTCTCGTCCGCTAG
- the LOC117316179 gene encoding clathrin light chain A-like isoform X7: MADADFMNPEQTEEDPAAAFLAREQTELAGLEDDNFGVDSSEPVQQSDNFDPFTGGAPEDQGLMGNQEFETTNQQQESEENLVVGETGGGVVDFGVSPPLIDAKEQNCGRSKDEGKPIKTNGPSDMYSIIAQQDHERSEPEKIRIWREEQVLKLEAKDKEEEKKQEEMRDGAKKELDDWYKHNQEQLEKTKENNRFTRR, encoded by the exons ATGGCTGACGCAGACTTCATGAACCCTGAACAAACCGAAGAAGACCCCGCCGCCGCTTTTCTGGCTAGGGAACAGACCGAATTGGCGGGCCTTGAAGATGATAACTTCGGTGTCGATTCATCAGAGCCAGTGCAACAAA gtGATAATTTTGACCCATTCACTGGTGGAGCTCCAGAAGACCAAGGTTTAATGGGAAATCAG GAATTTGAAACTACTAATCAACAACAGGAATCTGAGGAAAATCTG GTGGTGGGGGAAACAGGAGGGGGGGTTGTAGACTTTGGTGTTTCTCCTCCCCTCATTGATGCCAAGGAACAAAAT TGTGGCAGATCAAAAGATGAGGGAAAGCCCATTAAg ACTAATGGGCCGtctgatatgtacagtataatcgCTCAACAGGATCACGAGAGGTCAGAACCTGAAAAGATCCGAATCTGGCGAGAGGAACAAGTTTTAAAATTAGAGGCAAAAG ACAAAGAAGAGGAGAAAAAACAGGAAGAAATGAGGGATGGAGCGAAGAAGGAGCTTGACGACTGGTATAAACACAACCAAGAGCAGTTAGAGAAAACTAAGGAAAACAACCG ATTCACCCGGAGGTAA
- the LOC117316179 gene encoding clathrin light chain B-like isoform X4: protein MADADFMNPEQTEEDPAAAFLAREQTELAGLEDDNFGVDSSEPVQQSDNFDPFTGGAPEDQGLMGNQEFETTNQQQESEENLVVGETGGGVVDFGVSPPLIDAKEQNTNGPSDMYSIIAQQDHERSEPEKIRIWREEQVLKLEAKDKEEEKKQEEMRDGAKKELDDWYKHNQEQLEKTKENNRAAEEAFVKDRDETQPGGEWEKICRLCEFNPKNSKNTKDVSRLRGILLQLKQTPLVR from the exons ATGGCTGACGCAGACTTCATGAACCCTGAACAAACCGAAGAAGACCCCGCCGCCGCTTTTCTGGCTAGGGAACAGACCGAATTGGCGGGCCTTGAAGATGATAACTTCGGTGTCGATTCATCAGAGCCAGTGCAACAAA gtGATAATTTTGACCCATTCACTGGTGGAGCTCCAGAAGACCAAGGTTTAATGGGAAATCAG GAATTTGAAACTACTAATCAACAACAGGAATCTGAGGAAAATCTG GTGGTGGGGGAAACAGGAGGGGGGGTTGTAGACTTTGGTGTTTCTCCTCCCCTCATTGATGCCAAGGAACAAAAT ACTAATGGGCCGtctgatatgtacagtataatcgCTCAACAGGATCACGAGAGGTCAGAACCTGAAAAGATCCGAATCTGGCGAGAGGAACAAGTTTTAAAATTAGAGGCAAAAG ACAAAGAAGAGGAGAAAAAACAGGAAGAAATGAGGGATGGAGCGAAGAAGGAGCTTGACGACTGGTATAAACACAACCAAGAGCAGTTAGAGAAAACTAAGGAAAACAACCG GGCGGCTGAGGAAGCCTTCGTGAAGGATCGAGACGAGACACAGCCAGGAGGGGAGTGGGAAAAAATCTGCAGACTCTGCGAATTCAACCCCAAAAATTCGAAAAATACAAAAGATGTGTCTAGATTGAGAGGAATTTTGCTTCAGCTTAAACAAACACCTCTCGTCCGCTAG
- the LOC117316179 gene encoding clathrin light chain A-like isoform X5, protein MADADFMNPEQTEEDPAAAFLAREQTELAGLEDDNFGVDSSEPVQQSDNFDPFTGGAPEDQGLMGNQEFETTNQQQESEENLTNGPSDMYSIIAQQDHERSEPEKIRIWREEQVLKLEAKDKEEEKKQEEMRDGAKKELDDWYKHNQEQLEKTKENNRRGNMAAEEAFVKDRDETQPGGEWEKICRLCEFNPKNSKNTKDVSRLRGILLQLKQTPLVR, encoded by the exons ATGGCTGACGCAGACTTCATGAACCCTGAACAAACCGAAGAAGACCCCGCCGCCGCTTTTCTGGCTAGGGAACAGACCGAATTGGCGGGCCTTGAAGATGATAACTTCGGTGTCGATTCATCAGAGCCAGTGCAACAAA gtGATAATTTTGACCCATTCACTGGTGGAGCTCCAGAAGACCAAGGTTTAATGGGAAATCAG GAATTTGAAACTACTAATCAACAACAGGAATCTGAGGAAAATCTG ACTAATGGGCCGtctgatatgtacagtataatcgCTCAACAGGATCACGAGAGGTCAGAACCTGAAAAGATCCGAATCTGGCGAGAGGAACAAGTTTTAAAATTAGAGGCAAAAG ACAAAGAAGAGGAGAAAAAACAGGAAGAAATGAGGGATGGAGCGAAGAAGGAGCTTGACGACTGGTATAAACACAACCAAGAGCAGTTAGAGAAAACTAAGGAAAACAACCG CCGAGGAAACAT GGCGGCTGAGGAAGCCTTCGTGAAGGATCGAGACGAGACACAGCCAGGAGGGGAGTGGGAAAAAATCTGCAGACTCTGCGAATTCAACCCCAAAAATTCGAAAAATACAAAAGATGTGTCTAGATTGAGAGGAATTTTGCTTCAGCTTAAACAAACACCTCTCGTCCGCTAG
- the LOC117316179 gene encoding clathrin light chain B-like isoform X2: MADADFMNPEQTEEDPAAAFLAREQTELAGLEDDNFGVDSSEPVQQSDNFDPFTGGAPEDQGLMGNQEFETTNQQQESEENLVVGETGGGVVDFGVSPPLIDAKEQNCGRSKDEGKPIKTNGPSDMYSIIAQQDHERSEPEKIRIWREEQVLKLEAKDKEEEKKQEEMRDGAKKELDDWYKHNQEQLEKTKENNRAAEEAFVKDRDETQPGGEWEKICRLCEFNPKNSKNTKDVSRLRGILLQLKQTPLVR; the protein is encoded by the exons ATGGCTGACGCAGACTTCATGAACCCTGAACAAACCGAAGAAGACCCCGCCGCCGCTTTTCTGGCTAGGGAACAGACCGAATTGGCGGGCCTTGAAGATGATAACTTCGGTGTCGATTCATCAGAGCCAGTGCAACAAA gtGATAATTTTGACCCATTCACTGGTGGAGCTCCAGAAGACCAAGGTTTAATGGGAAATCAG GAATTTGAAACTACTAATCAACAACAGGAATCTGAGGAAAATCTG GTGGTGGGGGAAACAGGAGGGGGGGTTGTAGACTTTGGTGTTTCTCCTCCCCTCATTGATGCCAAGGAACAAAAT TGTGGCAGATCAAAAGATGAGGGAAAGCCCATTAAg ACTAATGGGCCGtctgatatgtacagtataatcgCTCAACAGGATCACGAGAGGTCAGAACCTGAAAAGATCCGAATCTGGCGAGAGGAACAAGTTTTAAAATTAGAGGCAAAAG ACAAAGAAGAGGAGAAAAAACAGGAAGAAATGAGGGATGGAGCGAAGAAGGAGCTTGACGACTGGTATAAACACAACCAAGAGCAGTTAGAGAAAACTAAGGAAAACAACCG GGCGGCTGAGGAAGCCTTCGTGAAGGATCGAGACGAGACACAGCCAGGAGGGGAGTGGGAAAAAATCTGCAGACTCTGCGAATTCAACCCCAAAAATTCGAAAAATACAAAAGATGTGTCTAGATTGAGAGGAATTTTGCTTCAGCTTAAACAAACACCTCTCGTCCGCTAG
- the LOC117316179 gene encoding clathrin light chain B-like isoform X1: MADADFMNPEQTEEDPAAAFLAREQTELAGLEDDNFGVDSSEPVQQSDNFDPFTGGAPEDQGLMGNQEFETTNQQQESEENLVVGETGGGVVDFGVSPPLIDAKEQNCGRSKDEGKPIKTNGPSDMYSIIAQQDHERSEPEKIRIWREEQVLKLEAKDKEEEKKQEEMRDGAKKELDDWYKHNQEQLEKTKENNRRGNMAAEEAFVKDRDETQPGGEWEKICRLCEFNPKNSKNTKDVSRLRGILLQLKQTPLVR, translated from the exons ATGGCTGACGCAGACTTCATGAACCCTGAACAAACCGAAGAAGACCCCGCCGCCGCTTTTCTGGCTAGGGAACAGACCGAATTGGCGGGCCTTGAAGATGATAACTTCGGTGTCGATTCATCAGAGCCAGTGCAACAAA gtGATAATTTTGACCCATTCACTGGTGGAGCTCCAGAAGACCAAGGTTTAATGGGAAATCAG GAATTTGAAACTACTAATCAACAACAGGAATCTGAGGAAAATCTG GTGGTGGGGGAAACAGGAGGGGGGGTTGTAGACTTTGGTGTTTCTCCTCCCCTCATTGATGCCAAGGAACAAAAT TGTGGCAGATCAAAAGATGAGGGAAAGCCCATTAAg ACTAATGGGCCGtctgatatgtacagtataatcgCTCAACAGGATCACGAGAGGTCAGAACCTGAAAAGATCCGAATCTGGCGAGAGGAACAAGTTTTAAAATTAGAGGCAAAAG ACAAAGAAGAGGAGAAAAAACAGGAAGAAATGAGGGATGGAGCGAAGAAGGAGCTTGACGACTGGTATAAACACAACCAAGAGCAGTTAGAGAAAACTAAGGAAAACAACCG CCGAGGAAACAT GGCGGCTGAGGAAGCCTTCGTGAAGGATCGAGACGAGACACAGCCAGGAGGGGAGTGGGAAAAAATCTGCAGACTCTGCGAATTCAACCCCAAAAATTCGAAAAATACAAAAGATGTGTCTAGATTGAGAGGAATTTTGCTTCAGCTTAAACAAACACCTCTCGTCCGCTAG
- the LOC117316179 gene encoding clathrin light chain B-like isoform X3 — translation MADADFMNPEQTEEDPAAAFLAREQTELAGLEDDNFGVDSSEPVQQSDNFDPFTGGAPEDQGLMGNQEFETTNQQQESEENLVVGETGGGVVDFGVSPPLIDAKEQNTNGPSDMYSIIAQQDHERSEPEKIRIWREEQVLKLEAKDKEEEKKQEEMRDGAKKELDDWYKHNQEQLEKTKENNRRGNMAAEEAFVKDRDETQPGGEWEKICRLCEFNPKNSKNTKDVSRLRGILLQLKQTPLVR, via the exons ATGGCTGACGCAGACTTCATGAACCCTGAACAAACCGAAGAAGACCCCGCCGCCGCTTTTCTGGCTAGGGAACAGACCGAATTGGCGGGCCTTGAAGATGATAACTTCGGTGTCGATTCATCAGAGCCAGTGCAACAAA gtGATAATTTTGACCCATTCACTGGTGGAGCTCCAGAAGACCAAGGTTTAATGGGAAATCAG GAATTTGAAACTACTAATCAACAACAGGAATCTGAGGAAAATCTG GTGGTGGGGGAAACAGGAGGGGGGGTTGTAGACTTTGGTGTTTCTCCTCCCCTCATTGATGCCAAGGAACAAAAT ACTAATGGGCCGtctgatatgtacagtataatcgCTCAACAGGATCACGAGAGGTCAGAACCTGAAAAGATCCGAATCTGGCGAGAGGAACAAGTTTTAAAATTAGAGGCAAAAG ACAAAGAAGAGGAGAAAAAACAGGAAGAAATGAGGGATGGAGCGAAGAAGGAGCTTGACGACTGGTATAAACACAACCAAGAGCAGTTAGAGAAAACTAAGGAAAACAACCG CCGAGGAAACAT GGCGGCTGAGGAAGCCTTCGTGAAGGATCGAGACGAGACACAGCCAGGAGGGGAGTGGGAAAAAATCTGCAGACTCTGCGAATTCAACCCCAAAAATTCGAAAAATACAAAAGATGTGTCTAGATTGAGAGGAATTTTGCTTCAGCTTAAACAAACACCTCTCGTCCGCTAG